A region from the Clavibacter sp. A6099 genome encodes:
- a CDS encoding AAA family ATPase: MTDDLRTSLLAVRTEVGKAVVGQDGAVTGMIIALLARGHVLLEGVPGVAKTLLVRALSEALRLDTARVQFTPDLMPGDITGSLVYDSREGAFSFRRGPVFTSILLADEINRTPPKTQSALLEAMEERQVTVDGESHPLPDPFLVAATQNPVEYEGTYTLPEAQLDRFLLKLVLDLPEREAEVEVLRRHSTGFDPRDLHAAGVRPVLDADGLRRAQAAVREVRVGADVLAYMVDLARATRRSPSVQLGVSPRGSTSLLAASRAWAWLSGFDAVTPDHVQEMVLPVLRHRIALRPEAELEGVSVDAVLRGVMAQVQVPI; the protein is encoded by the coding sequence ATGACCGACGACCTCCGCACCAGCCTGCTCGCCGTCCGGACCGAGGTCGGGAAGGCCGTCGTCGGGCAGGACGGCGCCGTGACCGGCATGATCATCGCCCTCCTCGCGCGCGGCCACGTCCTCCTCGAGGGCGTGCCCGGCGTCGCGAAGACGCTGCTCGTCCGCGCGCTCAGCGAGGCGCTCCGCCTCGACACCGCGCGCGTGCAGTTCACGCCCGACCTCATGCCGGGCGACATCACCGGATCGCTCGTCTACGACTCCCGCGAGGGCGCGTTCTCGTTCCGGCGCGGGCCGGTGTTCACGAGCATCCTGCTGGCCGACGAGATCAACCGCACGCCGCCGAAGACCCAGTCGGCGCTGCTCGAGGCGATGGAGGAGCGGCAGGTCACGGTCGACGGCGAGAGCCACCCGCTGCCGGATCCCTTCCTCGTCGCGGCCACGCAGAACCCCGTCGAGTACGAGGGCACGTACACGCTGCCCGAGGCGCAGCTCGACCGCTTCCTGCTGAAGCTCGTGCTCGACCTGCCCGAGCGCGAGGCAGAGGTCGAGGTGCTCCGCCGGCACTCGACCGGCTTCGACCCGCGCGACCTCCACGCGGCGGGCGTCCGGCCGGTGCTCGACGCCGACGGCCTCCGCCGCGCGCAGGCGGCCGTGCGCGAGGTGCGCGTCGGCGCCGACGTGCTCGCGTACATGGTCGACCTCGCGCGGGCGACGCGCCGCTCGCCGTCGGTGCAGCTCGGGGTGTCGCCGCGCGGATCCACGAGCCTCCTGGCCGCGAGCCGCGCCTGGGCGTGGTTGAGCGGCTTCGACGCCGTGACGCCCGACCACGTGCAGGAGATGGTGCTGCCCGTGCTCCGCCACCGCATCGCGCTGCGGCCGGAGGCGGAGCTCGAGGGCGTCTCCGTCGACGCCGTGCTCCGCGGCGTCATGGCGCAGGTGCAGGTGCCGATCTAG
- a CDS encoding stage II sporulation protein M — MDLDAYTAARRDDWDRLARLAGRRRLSGPDADELVDRYQAGAAELSAIQAAAGSTAQGDRLSVALSRARMRFTGQSTNVASRIPAFFAVDLPAALYRIRWLTLAVALVTVAIVALYATWILRDPSMIASLGSDADLRKYVEDDFIDYYSENPAASFTGQVWTNNAWIAAQCVAFGITGLWVPYVILQNAQGLGTTTAVMFSYGEGGTFFSYILPHGLLELTAIFVAAAAGLRISWAWIAPGARTRGQALAEDGRALITVAMGLVLVLLVSGIIEGFVTPQPWPVPLKIAIGAAALGAFLFYMVVVGGRAVRAGATGDLDEFEAGGRRIVAG; from the coding sequence ATGGACCTCGACGCCTACACCGCCGCCCGCCGGGACGACTGGGACCGGCTCGCCCGCCTCGCCGGCCGGCGCCGGCTCAGCGGACCCGACGCCGACGAGCTCGTCGACCGGTACCAGGCGGGCGCGGCCGAGCTGTCCGCGATCCAGGCGGCGGCCGGATCCACCGCGCAGGGCGACCGGCTCTCGGTCGCGCTCTCGCGGGCCCGCATGCGCTTCACCGGCCAGAGCACGAACGTCGCGTCGCGCATCCCCGCGTTCTTCGCTGTCGACCTGCCGGCGGCCCTGTACCGGATCCGCTGGCTGACGCTGGCCGTCGCCCTCGTCACCGTCGCGATCGTCGCGCTCTACGCCACGTGGATCCTCCGCGACCCCTCGATGATCGCGAGCCTCGGCAGCGACGCCGACCTGCGGAAGTACGTGGAGGACGACTTCATCGACTACTACAGCGAGAACCCGGCGGCCTCGTTCACGGGCCAGGTCTGGACGAACAACGCGTGGATCGCCGCGCAGTGCGTCGCCTTCGGGATCACGGGCCTGTGGGTGCCGTACGTGATCCTGCAGAACGCGCAGGGCCTCGGCACGACGACCGCCGTGATGTTCTCCTACGGCGAGGGCGGCACGTTCTTCTCCTACATCCTCCCGCACGGCCTGCTGGAGCTGACGGCGATCTTCGTCGCGGCCGCCGCGGGCCTCCGCATCTCGTGGGCATGGATCGCACCCGGTGCCCGCACGCGCGGCCAGGCGCTCGCCGAGGACGGGCGCGCGCTCATCACGGTGGCCATGGGGCTCGTGCTCGTGCTGCTGGTGTCCGGCATCATCGAGGGCTTCGTGACACCGCAGCCGTGGCCCGTGCCGCTCAAGATCGCGATCGGTGCCGCCGCGCTCGGGGCGTTCCTCTTCTACATGGTGGTCGTCGGCGGCCGGGCGGTGCGCGCGGGCGCGACGGGCGACCTCGACGAGTTCGAGGCGGGCGGCCGGCGGATCGTCGCGGGCTGA
- a CDS encoding DUF58 domain-containing protein — protein MALTGRTVALLLLGIAPLVALGDGSDAAYALLAGWILLVALLVATDLALAASPRAVALERSLPARIRLDETGESALLVTNRGSRTLRGVVRDAWQPSAGPSSTRDRVRIPAGERRAIRLTLTPTRRGERRTERVTIRAHGPLGLAARQATLLSPGAVRVLPPFRSRRHLPSRLARMRELDGRTALMVRGQGTEFDSLRDYVRGDDVRSIDWRATARRQDVVVRTWRPERDRRVVLVLDTGRTAAGRIRDETRLDTAFEASLLLAALATRSGDRVDMVAHDRRVRARVRAGAGGDVVSRMVDALAPVDPELLETDWTAVPALVRRIVSQRSLVVLLTAIDSPGSSRALLQVLPQLTRTHHVLVAAVVDPGLAERAADRSGRAAVYRAAAAERALLDVARVEAAVRRLGADVVTGAPADLPPALADRYIRLKATGRL, from the coding sequence ATGGCCCTCACCGGCCGCACGGTCGCGCTCCTCCTCCTGGGGATCGCGCCGCTCGTCGCGCTCGGCGACGGGTCGGACGCGGCGTACGCGCTCCTCGCGGGCTGGATCCTCCTGGTCGCCCTGCTCGTCGCGACCGACCTCGCGCTGGCCGCGAGCCCCCGGGCGGTCGCGCTCGAGCGGAGCCTGCCCGCCAGGATCCGCCTCGACGAGACCGGCGAGAGCGCGCTGCTCGTGACCAACCGCGGGTCCCGCACGCTGCGTGGCGTGGTGCGCGACGCCTGGCAGCCGTCCGCGGGTCCGTCCTCCACGCGCGACCGGGTGCGGATCCCCGCCGGCGAGCGCCGCGCGATCCGCCTCACCCTCACGCCCACGCGCCGCGGCGAGCGCCGCACCGAGCGCGTGACGATCCGCGCGCACGGCCCGCTCGGCCTCGCCGCGCGCCAGGCGACGCTCCTCTCCCCCGGCGCGGTCCGCGTCCTCCCGCCCTTCCGCTCGCGCCGCCACCTGCCCTCGCGCCTCGCCCGCATGCGCGAGCTCGACGGCCGCACCGCGCTCATGGTGCGCGGCCAGGGCACCGAGTTCGACAGCCTGCGCGACTACGTGCGCGGCGACGACGTGCGGTCCATCGACTGGCGCGCGACCGCCCGGCGGCAGGACGTCGTCGTCCGCACCTGGCGGCCCGAGCGCGACAGGCGCGTGGTGCTGGTGCTCGACACGGGACGCACGGCCGCGGGCCGGATCCGCGACGAGACCCGGCTCGACACCGCGTTCGAGGCGTCGCTGCTGCTGGCGGCGCTCGCCACGCGCTCGGGCGACCGGGTGGACATGGTCGCGCACGACCGACGCGTCCGCGCGCGCGTGCGGGCCGGAGCAGGCGGCGACGTCGTCTCGCGCATGGTCGACGCGCTCGCACCCGTGGATCCCGAGCTGCTCGAGACGGACTGGACCGCGGTGCCCGCGCTCGTGCGCCGCATCGTCTCGCAGCGCTCGCTCGTGGTGCTGCTCACCGCCATCGACTCCCCCGGGAGCTCGCGGGCGCTGCTGCAGGTCCTGCCGCAGCTGACGCGGACGCACCACGTGCTGGTCGCCGCGGTCGTGGATCCCGGCCTCGCCGAGCGCGCCGCCGATCGCTCGGGCCGCGCCGCCGTCTACCGCGCCGCCGCGGCCGAGCGCGCGCTCCTCGACGTGGCGCGCGTGGAGGCGGCGGTGCGGCGGCTCGGGGCGGACGTGGTCACGGGCGCGCCCGCCGACCTGCCGCCCGCGCTGGCCGACCGCTACATCCGGCTGAAGGCGACCGGGCGGCTCTGA
- a CDS encoding beta-glucosidase H, with product MDPHEKTPQDTTPLDPATARLEELAARLTLEQKVQLITGRDFWTTWPMEGIGLRRMLVSDGPSGVRGEVWDERSPSLNLPSASALSSSWDTGIAARYGRASAVEARRKGVDVVLGPTINLHRSPYGGRHFEAFSEDPLLTADLAAAYVRGVQENGVGATPKHYVANEYETDRFTADSVVSERALRELYLAAFEKAVVESRAWLVMSSYNSINGTTSTENDLLETPLNSEWGFDGVVVSDWTGVRSVDAARASQDLEMPGPVGAWGDALLEAVRDGRVPESDLDRKVVRLLRLAARVGALEGFDAVVPAPVEVEDGVAFARTAAAAGTVLVRNEDAALPLDASALRSVAVIGHNAVEARTQGGGSATVIPEHVVTPLDGIRAALGDGVDVRYARGAVVQKGIQELPLAEIRNPRTGEPGALVRFLDADGGEMFTEDRRATTLMYFGGDAPTGTAAVIEITTRWTPAETGEVLFGFSATGRGRVHADGELLREDGAAPVGMDLGASLMSPPSISAPLQATAGRPVDLKVEFELTSAPGGLAGILGITVGLEADESEPERLLDEAVEAATGADVAIVVVGTNAQVESEGFDRETLALPGRQDELVRRVAAANPRTIVVVNSGSPVLLPWRDDVSALLLAWFGGQEFGGALADVLFGAVEPGGRLPTTWPATEEDVPVRSVTPVDGKVVYDEGIHVGYRAWLRSGATPAYPFGHGLGYTTHEIDDLRVAEDGAGGITATVRVTDTGDRAGKQVVQAYLSRAGSAVDRPVRWLAGFASVELAAGASAEVDVAVGARAFAHWDGGWQREPGAFRLHVGTSVTATPLEAEVDPAA from the coding sequence ATGGACCCGCACGAGAAGACCCCGCAGGACACCACCCCGCTCGACCCCGCCACCGCCCGCCTCGAGGAGCTGGCCGCGCGCCTCACCCTCGAGCAGAAGGTGCAGCTGATCACCGGCCGCGACTTCTGGACCACCTGGCCCATGGAGGGGATCGGCCTCCGCCGCATGCTCGTCTCCGACGGCCCGAGCGGCGTGCGCGGCGAGGTCTGGGACGAGCGCTCGCCGTCGCTCAACCTGCCGTCCGCGTCCGCGCTGTCGTCCAGCTGGGACACCGGGATCGCCGCCCGCTACGGCCGCGCGTCCGCCGTCGAGGCGCGCCGCAAGGGCGTCGACGTCGTGCTCGGCCCGACCATCAACCTGCACCGCTCCCCCTACGGCGGGCGGCACTTCGAGGCCTTCAGCGAGGATCCGCTGCTCACCGCCGACCTCGCCGCCGCCTACGTGCGCGGCGTGCAGGAGAACGGCGTGGGCGCCACCCCCAAGCACTACGTCGCCAACGAGTACGAGACCGACCGCTTCACGGCCGACAGCGTCGTCTCCGAGCGGGCGCTGCGCGAGCTGTACCTCGCCGCGTTCGAGAAGGCCGTCGTCGAGTCACGCGCCTGGCTCGTGATGAGCTCCTACAACTCCATCAACGGCACGACCTCGACCGAGAACGACCTGCTCGAGACGCCGCTCAACTCCGAGTGGGGCTTCGACGGCGTCGTCGTCAGCGACTGGACGGGCGTCCGCAGCGTGGACGCCGCGCGCGCGTCGCAGGACCTGGAGATGCCCGGCCCGGTCGGCGCGTGGGGCGACGCGCTCCTCGAGGCCGTCCGCGACGGCCGCGTGCCGGAGTCCGACCTCGACCGCAAGGTGGTGCGCCTGCTGCGCCTCGCCGCCCGCGTCGGCGCGCTCGAGGGCTTCGACGCCGTCGTGCCCGCGCCCGTCGAGGTCGAGGACGGCGTCGCGTTCGCGCGCACGGCCGCCGCGGCAGGCACCGTGCTCGTCCGCAACGAGGACGCCGCCCTGCCGCTCGACGCGTCCGCGCTCCGCTCCGTCGCGGTCATCGGGCACAACGCCGTCGAGGCGCGCACGCAGGGCGGCGGCAGCGCGACCGTCATCCCGGAGCACGTGGTCACGCCGCTCGACGGGATCCGCGCCGCCCTCGGCGACGGCGTCGACGTGCGCTACGCCCGCGGCGCGGTGGTGCAGAAGGGGATCCAGGAGCTCCCGCTCGCGGAGATCCGGAACCCCCGCACGGGCGAGCCCGGAGCCCTCGTGCGCTTCCTCGACGCCGACGGCGGCGAGATGTTCACGGAGGACCGCCGGGCGACGACGCTCATGTACTTCGGCGGCGACGCGCCCACGGGCACCGCGGCCGTCATCGAGATCACGACCCGCTGGACGCCGGCGGAGACGGGCGAGGTGCTGTTCGGCTTCAGCGCCACCGGCCGCGGCCGCGTCCACGCCGACGGCGAGCTGCTCCGCGAGGACGGCGCCGCACCCGTGGGCATGGACCTCGGCGCGAGCCTCATGTCGCCGCCCTCGATCTCCGCGCCGCTCCAGGCGACCGCCGGTCGGCCGGTGGATCTGAAGGTCGAGTTCGAGCTGACCAGCGCACCCGGCGGCCTCGCGGGCATCCTCGGGATCACGGTGGGCCTCGAGGCCGACGAGTCCGAGCCCGAGCGCCTCCTCGACGAGGCCGTCGAGGCCGCGACCGGCGCGGACGTCGCGATCGTCGTCGTCGGCACCAACGCCCAGGTCGAGTCCGAGGGCTTCGACCGCGAGACGCTCGCGCTCCCCGGCCGCCAGGACGAGCTGGTGCGCCGCGTCGCCGCCGCGAACCCGCGCACGATCGTGGTCGTCAACTCCGGATCCCCCGTGCTCCTCCCCTGGCGCGACGACGTCAGCGCCCTGCTCCTCGCGTGGTTCGGCGGCCAGGAGTTCGGCGGCGCCCTCGCCGACGTGCTGTTCGGCGCCGTCGAGCCGGGCGGACGCCTCCCCACGACCTGGCCCGCCACCGAGGAGGACGTCCCCGTCCGCTCCGTCACGCCGGTCGACGGGAAGGTGGTCTACGACGAGGGGATCCACGTCGGCTACCGCGCGTGGCTCCGCTCGGGCGCGACCCCCGCGTACCCGTTCGGCCACGGCCTCGGCTACACGACGCACGAGATCGACGACCTGCGCGTCGCCGAGGACGGCGCGGGCGGGATCACCGCGACCGTCCGCGTGACCGACACGGGCGACCGCGCCGGCAAGCAGGTCGTGCAGGCCTACCTGTCGCGCGCGGGATCCGCGGTCGACCGGCCGGTGCGCTGGCTCGCGGGCTTCGCGTCCGTCGAGCTCGCCGCCGGCGCGTCCGCCGAGGTGGACGTCGCGGTCGGCGCCCGGGCCTTCGCGCACTGGGACGGCGGCTGGCAGCGCGAGCCCGGCGCCTTCCGCCTGCACGTCGGCACGTCGGTGACGGCGACGCCGCTGGAGGCCGAGGTGGATCCGGCGGCCTGA
- the ahcY gene encoding adenosylhomocysteinase codes for MTLLPEATSTALPFRVADLSLAESGRHQIRLAENEMPGLMALREEFGASQPLAGARIAGSIHMTVQTAVLIETLTALGAQVRWASCNIFSTQDEAAAAVAVGAGTPEAPAGVPVFAWKGETLEEYWWCTEQIFDWSGEAQAAGADWTGPNMILDDGGDASLLVHKGREYELAGVVPETPEDASHEYRVILDTLRRSLAASSDRWTRRAADIQGVTEETTTGVHRLYELARDGELLFPAINVNDSVTKSKFDNKYGIRHSLPDGLNRATDVLIGGKVAFVVGYGDVGKGAAEALRGQGARVIVSEVDPICALQAAMDGYQVAKLSSVIETVDILVTGTGNVDVVRVDDIQRMKHQAIIANVGHFDNEIDMAGLERLPGVEKVEIKPQVHEWRLPSGRSVLVLSEGRLMNLGNATGHPSFVMSNSFTNQVLAQIELWVRNEQYPIGVYVLPKHLDEKVARLHLDALGVELTELRPEQAAYIGVPVEGPYKVDHYRY; via the coding sequence ATGACCCTGCTCCCGGAAGCCACGTCCACCGCTCTGCCCTTCCGCGTCGCCGACCTCTCCCTCGCGGAGTCCGGACGCCACCAGATCCGCCTCGCCGAGAACGAGATGCCGGGCCTCATGGCCCTCCGCGAGGAGTTCGGCGCGTCGCAGCCGCTCGCGGGCGCGCGCATCGCCGGATCCATCCACATGACCGTGCAGACGGCCGTGCTCATCGAGACCCTCACGGCCCTCGGCGCGCAGGTGCGCTGGGCGAGCTGCAACATCTTCTCCACGCAGGACGAGGCTGCGGCCGCCGTCGCGGTCGGCGCGGGCACCCCGGAGGCGCCCGCGGGCGTGCCGGTCTTCGCCTGGAAGGGCGAGACGCTCGAGGAGTACTGGTGGTGCACCGAGCAGATCTTCGACTGGTCGGGCGAGGCCCAGGCCGCGGGCGCCGACTGGACGGGCCCGAACATGATCCTCGACGACGGCGGCGACGCCTCCCTCCTGGTGCACAAGGGCCGCGAGTACGAGCTCGCGGGTGTCGTGCCCGAGACGCCCGAGGACGCCAGCCACGAGTACCGCGTCATCCTCGACACGCTCCGCCGCAGCCTCGCCGCGTCCTCCGACCGCTGGACCCGCCGCGCCGCCGACATCCAGGGCGTCACCGAGGAGACCACCACGGGCGTCCACCGCCTGTACGAGCTGGCGCGCGACGGCGAGCTGCTGTTCCCGGCGATCAACGTCAACGACTCGGTCACCAAGAGCAAGTTCGACAACAAGTACGGCATCCGCCACTCCCTGCCCGACGGCCTCAACCGCGCCACCGACGTGCTCATCGGCGGCAAGGTCGCGTTCGTCGTCGGCTACGGCGACGTGGGCAAGGGCGCGGCCGAGGCGCTGCGCGGCCAGGGCGCGCGCGTCATCGTCTCCGAGGTCGACCCGATCTGCGCGCTGCAGGCGGCGATGGACGGCTACCAGGTCGCGAAGCTCTCCTCGGTCATCGAGACGGTCGACATCCTGGTCACCGGCACGGGCAACGTCGACGTCGTGCGCGTGGACGACATCCAGCGCATGAAGCACCAGGCCATCATCGCCAACGTCGGGCACTTCGACAACGAGATCGACATGGCCGGCCTCGAGCGCCTCCCGGGCGTGGAGAAGGTCGAGATCAAGCCGCAGGTGCACGAGTGGCGCCTGCCGTCGGGCCGCAGCGTGCTCGTGCTGTCCGAGGGCCGCCTGATGAACCTCGGCAACGCGACCGGCCACCCGTCGTTCGTGATGAGCAACTCGTTCACGAACCAGGTGCTCGCGCAGATCGAGCTGTGGGTGCGCAACGAGCAGTACCCGATCGGCGTGTACGTGCTGCCGAAGCACCTCGACGAGAAGGTCGCGCGGCTGCACCTCGACGCGCTCGGAGTGGAGCTCACGGAGCTCCGCCCCGAGCAGGCCGCCTACATCGGCGTGCCCGTCGAGGGGCCCTACAAGGTGGACCACTACCGGTACTGA
- a CDS encoding MFS transporter, producing MPIALLGLFVALLPPIIVSLALKVAEVAPDDTAGTLSLVLGLGALVALVVNPLAGRLSDRTPGRFGMRRPWIIGGVVLGYGALILLTQATTVLALVGAWMLVQGCFNAAIAALIAVMADSARPRNRGRVAAAIGVAQNGSLVVGTFIVQLFTTTTQQVLVPGAVGVAVVVVFALVFRDRVLTERPTTRLSVRELLGSFVFDPRRNPDFGWAWLMRFLLTASAVTATNYLAFYLIDDLGVAQADVANAVFVSTLFNVIGVVSTTFVAGWLSDRLGRRKVFVAAAALVAVIGLVILALAPSLAVVYVAQLVIGAGIGSFYAVDLALITDVLPSDADNGKDLGVVNIAQALPQSLVPTAASGVVGIAGYPGLFLAGAAAGLLGAVAAFRVKGVR from the coding sequence ATGCCCATCGCACTGCTCGGCCTCTTCGTGGCCCTGCTCCCGCCGATCATCGTGTCGCTCGCGCTCAAGGTCGCCGAGGTCGCGCCGGACGACACGGCCGGCACCCTCAGCCTCGTGCTCGGCCTCGGCGCGCTCGTCGCCCTGGTCGTGAACCCGCTCGCCGGCCGCCTCTCCGACCGCACGCCCGGCCGCTTCGGCATGCGCCGCCCGTGGATCATCGGCGGCGTCGTCCTCGGGTACGGCGCGCTCATCCTCCTCACGCAGGCCACCACCGTGCTCGCGCTCGTGGGCGCGTGGATGCTCGTGCAGGGCTGCTTCAACGCCGCCATCGCCGCGCTCATCGCCGTCATGGCCGACTCCGCCCGCCCGCGCAACCGCGGTCGGGTCGCGGCGGCCATCGGCGTCGCCCAGAACGGCTCGCTCGTGGTCGGCACCTTCATCGTGCAGCTGTTCACGACCACGACGCAGCAGGTGCTCGTGCCCGGCGCGGTCGGCGTCGCCGTGGTCGTCGTCTTCGCGCTCGTCTTCCGCGACCGCGTGCTCACCGAGCGCCCGACCACCCGCCTCAGCGTGCGGGAGCTCCTCGGATCGTTCGTGTTCGACCCGCGCCGCAACCCCGACTTCGGCTGGGCCTGGCTCATGCGCTTCCTCCTCACGGCCAGCGCCGTGACCGCCACGAACTACCTCGCCTTCTACCTCATCGACGACCTCGGCGTCGCGCAGGCCGACGTCGCCAACGCGGTCTTCGTCTCGACGCTCTTCAACGTGATCGGCGTCGTCTCCACCACGTTCGTGGCCGGCTGGCTGAGCGACCGGCTCGGCCGTCGCAAGGTGTTCGTGGCCGCCGCGGCGCTCGTCGCCGTGATCGGCCTCGTGATCCTCGCTCTCGCGCCGAGCCTCGCCGTCGTCTACGTCGCGCAGCTCGTCATCGGCGCGGGCATCGGCTCGTTCTACGCGGTCGACCTCGCGCTCATCACCGACGTGCTGCCGAGCGACGCCGACAACGGCAAGGACCTCGGCGTCGTCAACATCGCGCAGGCGCTGCCGCAGTCGCTCGTGCCGACGGCCGCGAGCGGCGTGGTGGGGATCGCCGGCTACCCCGGCCTATTCCTCGCGGGCGCCGCCGCCGGCCTCCTCGGCGCGGTCGCCGCGTTCCGCGTGAAGGGCGTCCGATGA
- a CDS encoding TetR/AcrR family transcriptional regulator, whose product MAVDEGPRRYAKGAARRREILEAALALIAERGYSASSLQEIADAVGISKAGVLHYFESREALIAAVLEERDAHSVADFREAMPDRDPTDMVGMLLRASSHNAETPGLVALYSRLVVDAAGAEHPAHAYIAGRYARVVGAVADQVRALDVELPAGFDPDSFARVAVAVSDGLQLQWSYRPEIDMRAALERTIRALSGGVLPLPSADPAAATATA is encoded by the coding sequence ATGGCAGTCGACGAGGGCCCGCGCCGGTACGCCAAGGGAGCGGCCCGGCGCCGCGAGATCCTCGAGGCCGCCCTGGCCTTGATCGCCGAGCGCGGCTACTCCGCGTCGTCGCTGCAGGAGATCGCCGACGCGGTGGGCATCAGCAAGGCGGGCGTCCTGCACTACTTCGAGTCGCGCGAGGCGCTCATCGCCGCCGTGCTCGAGGAGCGCGACGCCCACTCGGTCGCCGACTTCCGGGAGGCGATGCCGGATCGGGATCCCACGGACATGGTCGGCATGCTCCTCCGGGCGAGCTCGCACAACGCCGAGACGCCCGGCCTCGTCGCGCTCTACTCCCGCCTCGTCGTCGACGCCGCGGGCGCGGAGCACCCGGCGCACGCGTACATCGCCGGCCGCTACGCCCGCGTCGTCGGCGCCGTCGCCGACCAGGTGCGCGCGCTGGACGTCGAGCTGCCCGCCGGATTCGACCCCGACTCGTTCGCCCGCGTCGCCGTCGCCGTGAGCGACGGCCTCCAGCTGCAGTGGAGCTACCGGCCGGAGATCGACATGCGGGCCGCGCTCGAGCGGACGATCCGCGCGCTCAGCGGCGGGGTGCTCCCGCTGCCGTCGGCGGATCCGGCCGCGGCGACCGCGACCGCGTGA
- a CDS encoding RDD family protein produces the protein MAAADAHDPMLSDGPDALVVGEAVALDVRPAGFVLRAAGAAIDVIASLVVGLLLVLLIGRLAAAGLLDDASSAACAIAAVVLAIVVLPVVVEVASRGRSLGRWAVGARIVRADGGGIGLRHAVARALVGILEIYLTFGGLAALVGLLSPRAQRLGDLVAGTRSQHERVPAYPAPLPPVPPHLVAWASEADVGRLPDALGRRLARFLTQREAMTPASRARLAAELANEAAVHVSPLPAADPESFVTAVGAVRREREHRALMLERDRMASLEPILAGLPHGFPARGGSTPG, from the coding sequence ATGGCGGCAGCCGACGCGCACGACCCGATGCTCTCGGACGGTCCCGACGCGCTCGTGGTCGGCGAGGCCGTCGCCCTCGACGTCCGTCCCGCGGGCTTCGTGCTGCGGGCCGCCGGCGCAGCCATCGACGTGATCGCCTCCCTGGTCGTCGGCCTCCTGCTCGTGCTCCTCATCGGCCGGCTCGCCGCGGCGGGACTCCTCGACGATGCATCGAGCGCCGCATGCGCCATCGCCGCCGTCGTGCTCGCCATCGTCGTCCTGCCCGTGGTGGTCGAGGTCGCGTCGCGCGGCCGGTCGCTCGGGCGGTGGGCCGTCGGCGCGCGCATCGTGCGGGCGGACGGCGGCGGCATCGGCCTCCGGCACGCGGTCGCCCGGGCCCTCGTCGGGATCCTCGAGATCTACCTCACGTTCGGCGGGCTCGCCGCGCTCGTGGGCCTCCTCAGCCCGCGCGCCCAGCGCCTCGGCGACCTCGTGGCCGGCACCCGCTCGCAGCACGAGCGCGTGCCCGCGTATCCCGCTCCCCTGCCGCCCGTGCCGCCGCACCTCGTCGCGTGGGCGTCCGAGGCCGACGTCGGCCGTCTGCCGGACGCGCTCGGCCGTCGCCTCGCCCGGTTCCTCACGCAGCGCGAGGCCATGACCCCGGCCTCCCGCGCGCGCCTCGCCGCGGAGCTCGCGAACGAGGCGGCGGTGCACGTGTCGCCGCTGCCGGCCGCGGATCCCGAGTCCTTCGTCACGGCCGTCGGCGCGGTCCGGCGCGAGCGCGAGCACCGCGCGCTGATGCTCGAGCGGGACCGCATGGCGTCGCTCGAGCCGATCCTCGCGGGGCTGCCGCACGGGTTCCCGGCGCGCGGCGGATCCACTCCCGGCTGA